The nucleotide window GTCCGCGAGGTCCCGCAGGGGACCGGGCCGGAGAGCGTAGATGCGGCGCTGACCGGTGCGCTGGGAGGTGACGACGCCCGCACGTTCAAGGGTTTGCAGGTGCTTGGTCGTCTGCGGCTGGCGCGCCTCTGCCAGCTGGGCGAGGACGCCGACCGAGCACGGTCGCTCGGCCAGCAGGCTCACGAGCCGCCAACGGGCCGGGTCGGCCAACGCGGTAAGGAGTGCTTCCATGACCCGTACATTCCCCCACAGGAATATTCCTGTCAAGGAATGTTAGAGGACAGGGTGGGAGAGTCACGGAAGCTCCCGGGGGTGCGGTGCCTACCGTGGGAGCCGGTCGGCCAGGCCGCTCCCCCAGGCCCAGGCGGCGATACCCACCCGGTTGCGGGCCTTCAACTTCGCCTGGATGTTAGCGATATGGGTCTTGGCCGTGCCCGCCGAGATGAAGAGCGTCCCGCCGATCTCGGCGTTGGTGAGGCCCTCGGCGACCAGACGCGCGATCTCCTCCTCCCTGGCCGTGAGAGGCGACGGGGCAGCGGGCGCCGAACGGTCCGGGGCAGCGGGGGCGGCGAGGGTCTGGAGCAGGCGGACCGTGATCTGGGGGCTGATGAGGATGTCCCCGGCCATCGCCGCCCTGACCCCCTCGATCAGCAGCCCGGGGCCCGAGCGCTTGAGGAGGAACCCGCAGGCGCCGTCACGCAGTGCGGTGCGTACGTAGTCGTCGTGGTCGAAGGTGGTGACGACGAGGACCCGCGTCGGATCGGGTACGCCGGGGCCGGCGAGGCGACGGGTGAGTTCGAGGCCGTCCAGACCCGGCATACGGATGTCGGCGAGGACCAGGTCCGGCCTCAGCTCGTGGGCGAGGCCGACGGGGATGAGGCCGTCCGCCGCCTCGCCGACCACCGTCATGTCGGGCTGGGAGTCGAGGATCAGACGGAAGCCGCTGCGGACATCGTCCTGCTCGTCGGCGATGAGGATGCGGGTCGGACCTGGGGCGTTCGTCATGGCGTCTCCTTCGGGAGGACGGCCGGCAGGACGGCGGTGAGCCGCCAGCCGCCGTTTCCGTGCGGTCCCGCCGAGAGGGTTCCGCCGAGGGCCTGGGCGTGCTCGGTGAGGGCGGGGAGGCCGAGGCCGCCCTGGGAGGCACGGCGGCGGGCAGGGGCGGGGCGGGCTCCGCGGTCGTTGGTGACCCGGATCTCCACGGTGGTGGCCGTGGGGAAGAGTGCGACGGTGGCGCGGGGCGCGTCGGGTGCGTGCCGTCGGATGTTGGTCAGCGCCTCGACGACGATGCGGTACGCCGCCGCACCCGCCTCGCGGGAGAGAGCTTCCACGGCCGGGGCGGGTAGGTCCAGATGCGCCTCCGTGGCTCCTGCGGACGTGAAATCCGATACGAGAGAAGGGAGTTGGGAGACTCCTGGCAGTGGTTCCGTGGCATGGGCCTCCGGACCGTGCAGCATCCGCACGGTCCGGTCCATCGCGGCCAGGACGTTCAGGCCCGCCTTCTCGATGCGCTCCAGGGCGAGCACCGCCTGGACGGGGTCGGTGGCGGCCACGAAGCGGGCCGCCTGGGCCTGGACGACGATCCCGCTGATGTCATGGGCCACGAAGTCGTGCAGATCGCGGGACAGGTGCAGGCGCTGGGCGCTGCGGGCCTCCGCCACGGCCCGCCCGCGGCGGAGTTCCTGGCTGCGGGGGTAGGCGCCCGCAGCCACCGCGGCGGCTGCGGGAAGGAGCCAGAACGTGGCGATCCCCACGTCCTCGAGGAAGGACTCGCCCGTGACCAGCGGCACGGGCCAGAGGGTCACGGCGAGGACGGCCGGGGGGAGGGCCCACATGAGTGCGCGCAGCGGGGGACCAGCGGGTGACCGCTGCCAGGAAGAGCAGGAGGACGACGGCGTCCCCCAGCTTCCAGCCGGAGTCGATACGGCCCGGGGGTACGACGAAGCTGGTGATCAGGGAGAGAACCGCGCAGGCCGTGGCCGGACCGGCGAGACGGCCGAGCCGCTGACGAACTCCGGCGCGGGGTCGGGCAACCGCCCACAGCAGCGCGCCGACAGCCACGAACGACGGCAGAGCGCCAAGCGCCTCGACGGCCCGGTCGGTTGATTCCCCCATGGTGATCAGCGTACGGGCGGGCGGCCCCGCGGGCTCTCTGCCGAACGGCATAGGAAGGCCGGCCGACGGCGCGGTCTTTGTGCCGATCGGCGGATGGGTGCGCAGGGGTGCCGACGGCGAAGCTTGAGCCGTCCCACCGGTTTCGTGGACAGACACCCGTTCCGTACAAGGGAGTTCCTCATGCGCACCACCGCAGTCGGCGCCACGGCGGCCGTCGCCGTCCTCGCCGGACTCATCGCTGCCGGGCCTGCCCCCGCGGCCCCGCCTTCATCCGCCGGGAGACAGCCCGCGAAGACGGAGAGGACGTCGAACACGGAGAGGACGGAGAGGACCGCGAGCGTGCACGGCACGCATCTCCTACGTCGAGTCGGCCGACGACGTCATCCGCTTCAGCGTCCACGCCGAACAGAAGCCGTTCAGCAGGCCGTTGCCCTCCGTCGCCCCCGAGGGGATGTCCACGGACGCCGTGGGCACACTGAAGTTCTCCCACACCTCCCCTGACGGTGGAGAAACGGGGTGGGCGCAGGCCCGGGTGGACTGTCTGGTCACCAGTCCCCGGATGGCGACCCTGACGGCGGTCGTGACGAGATCGAACGTATCGGAGGCCGGTGCCCGGTTGGGGATCAGCGTCCAGCAGGGGACCAGGGGCGAGCCCGACCGGCTCGGCTTCTCCTGGGGGGTGGTGAACTTCGACCCCGGGAACGTCGATGAGAGCGGCACGCCCGTAGTGCCGCCGGCAGGCACGTGCATGGCCCCCGCCCCCTTCACGACCGTGATCAACGGCGGTTACGAGGTCGTCCACGCGGAGATCAAGAAGTCTCCCGGGTCCCCCGAGGGAGCCGACCGCCGTGACTGACACCCTGACCGCCGAGCCGCCCGTGGCGCACGCGCTCCAGGTCCCCCGCTCCGTCCGCCTGTCGGCGCAGGCCGCCGCGCTGACGCTCGTGCCGTCCGGACTGTGGCGTATCGCGATGGCTCTGGGCTGGGACTCCGGATTCACCGATGAACTCGGGCCGGAGCACTTCCCCGGCAAGGGGTCCTTCTACCTCGTCGGACTCAGTCTGCTCGCCGAGGCGTTCGGGCTGCTCACGCTGGGCCTGATCCACCGCTGGGGCGAGGAGCTCCCGCGCTGGGTACCGGTCCTGGGCGGACGGAACGTTTCCGTATACGCCGCGGTCGTCCCCGCCTCGCTGGGTGCGGCGCTCGTCACCTCCGTCACATGCGCCGGTGCCTTCAGCTGGAACAGTGCGGAGAACATGGGCGCCGCCGGCTCCCCCGACGGCATCCACTACTGGGTGATGACCGCCTGCTACGCACCCCTGCCGGCCTGGGGGCCACTGCTCGCGGTGGTCACGGTGGCCTACTACCGCCGTCGGCGCCGGGTGCGCTGAGAACGCGGTCGGGCATCGGTCAGGAATCACGTGACTGATGTCAGGTGGTGCACCCGCCGGCAAGGGCCGTCCGGAAGGCGCGCGCCGGCTGGGCGGCGCTCCAGTCACAGGGGTTACCCCCCAGACGGTATGGGGGGTAACCCCCCCCAGCGAACTCGGGGATAAACCCGGTCGCTCGGTTGACGACTGATCCGTAGGTTCTGGGGTGGAATCGAAACATCGCTTTCTCACGACCTCCGGAGGACCCCCGTGACCGCCCCCTCGCACACGCCGACGCGCACCGTCCACCCGGTTGTCGCGGCCTTCGTGCGCTTCGTCGTGTGTGGCGGTGGTGTCGGGCTGGCTTCCAGCGGGGTGCTGGTCCTGCTCAACGACCGGATGCCGATGGCGGTCGCCAACGCGCTGGTCACCGTCGTCTCCACCCTGATCGCGACCGAGTTGCACAGCCGGGTGTCCTTCCGGAGCGGGCGGCGCGGCTGGGGGGTCCATCTCCAGTCCGGGCTGACGGTGGCCGTGAGTTACGCGTTCACCACCGGAGCCCTCCTGTGTCTGTACGCGGCACGGCCGGAACCCTCCGCCCTCGTCGAGCAGACCGTCTACCTGTCGGCCTCCGCCCTGGCGGGTGTCGGGCGGTTCGCCCTGCTGCGGGTCGTCGTCTTCGCCGAGCGGACGACGGCCGGTGACGTCGCGCTGGGCAAGGCGTCCGTCGTGATGGCCGCCTGACACGGCCCGCCGGTCCCGCGGCGGATCGCGCTTCCTGACCTGCTATGTCCCTCGTGTCAGTGGCGCCGTCTACTGTTCTTGGCAGGGCGCCGGATCTTCGTCGTCCGCCAAGGGACGTCCGTCCCACCGCATCGGGGCGCAGCAAGGAGCAGGGAGCGAGCAGTGGCAACGGCACACCGGGTCCCGGCCGAGATGTTCCGGTTCACCATGGGCGACAGGGCACCGCTGTACTCGGCGATTCTGCAGACCTTCGGCGATGCCAACGAACGCCTGGTGACGGCGCTGGGGCTCGACGACGTGCGGGAGCAGCTGCGCGGTGTCGGGTGGTTCGGCGCGTTGACGGACGACGACCTCACGGGCGCTTTGAAGGCACTCCGGGAGTGGGAGTTGCTGGACGTCATCCAGAACCACGCGGAGAACTACCGCACCGCTGAGGAGTACGAGCGGCGGAACCTCCAGTATTCGCTGACCCGGCGCGGGGAGGCGGCCTTCGCCGGGGTGCAGCACGCCCTCTCCGTGCTGGTGTCGACCGGCGCGCTGCAGACGGCGGTGCTCGACGCGATCGCGGACCGGCTGGAGGAACTGGACCGGCTGGCGCAGGACGCGGCGTCCGGAGACCGGCGGATATTCGCCACTCTGCAGGAGCTGGAGGGGCACTTGGACGCCCTCCGGGGCAACACGAAGCAGTTCAACGGTGAGCTCCAGCGGCTGCTGCGGACCGACGGTGCCGAGCTGTCCACCTTCCATGAGGTGAAGGGCGCCACGGTCGCCTATCTCCAGGAGTTCCTCACCAATCTCGATCAGCGGGCGCACTCCGTGTCGGCGGCCGTCGCGCGGGTCGAGGAGCACGGTCCGCGGACGCTCTGGGAGCGGGCCCTGCGCGGGGCCGAGCTGCCGCCGGCCGGTGGGGACGATCCGGCAGCCGCGTGGCTGGCCCGCCGTCAGGCGCGCTGGGACGGGCTGCGGGCCTGGTTCCTGCCCGTCGACGGCTCGCCCCCGCGGGTGGAGCAGCTGCACCACGTGGCACGCCGCGCCATCGTCACTCTGCTCCAGGTGCTTGACCGGATCACCGAGT belongs to Streptomyces finlayi and includes:
- a CDS encoding response regulator, translated to MTNAPGPTRILIADEQDDVRSGFRLILDSQPDMTVVGEAADGLIPVGLAHELRPDLVLADIRMPGLDGLELTRRLAGPGVPDPTRVLVVTTFDHDDYVRTALRDGACGFLLKRSGPGLLIEGVRAAMAGDILISPQITVRLLQTLAAPAAPDRSAPAAPSPLTAREEEIARLVAEGLTNAEIGGTLFISAGTAKTHIANIQAKLKARNRVGIAAWAWGSGLADRLPR
- a CDS encoding sensor histidine kinase; this encodes MTLWPVPLVTGESFLEDVGIATFWLLPAAAAVAAGAYPRSQELRRGRAVAEARSAQRLHLSRDLHDFVAHDISGIVVQAQAARFVAATDPVQAVLALERIEKAGLNVLAAMDRTVRMLHGPEAHATEPLPGVSQLPSLVSDFTSAGATEAHLDLPAPAVEALSREAGAAAYRIVVEALTNIRRHAPDAPRATVALFPTATTVEIRVTNDRGARPAPARRRASQGGLGLPALTEHAQALGGTLSAGPHGNGGWRLTAVLPAVLPKETP
- a CDS encoding TIGR02677 family protein, translating into MFRFTMGDRAPLYSAILQTFGDANERLVTALGLDDVREQLRGVGWFGALTDDDLTGALKALREWELLDVIQNHAENYRTAEEYERRNLQYSLTRRGEAAFAGVQHALSVLVSTGALQTAVLDAIADRLEELDRLAQDAASGDRRIFATLQELEGHLDALRGNTKQFNGELQRLLRTDGAELSTFHEVKGATVAYLQEFLTNLDQRAHSVSAAVARVEEHGPRTLWERALRGAELPPAGGDDPAAAWLARRQARWDGLRAWFLPVDGSPPRVEQLHHVARRAIVTLLQVLDRITESRRRSTGAVQDFRELARWFAAAPGEDGLHRLWATAFGLGPSRHAHLAHADPELVSATESWRDAPPVEVSALLRTSGRTERFTRTGRVRDVAALKAERAERARAERAELEAAWSLLRTESPVRLSRFGALDHEVFERLLDLLGRALAVRPDATGARRSVTGDGRVEVVLRPPADPQGAPAVLRTARGALSCPDYVIEVHTVGASGAFDVMDREVVAG